In a single window of the Drosophila subpulchrella strain 33 F10 #4 breed RU33 chromosome X, RU_Dsub_v1.1 Primary Assembly, whole genome shotgun sequence genome:
- the LOC119557488 gene encoding uncharacterized protein LOC119557488: MRYPTIVLFALAALVLPTLATNDYLWGTIGDNDYKLAKDTVSKAFFVGLVQKKTYVFKQSNNLDALTITAIKVTDKKKSHGATAVLSSGGPGSKGATLKFTSERGYGISDLVEIWGR, encoded by the exons ATGAGATATCCCACAATTGTATTATTCGCTTTAGCAGCACTCGTTTTGCCAACGCTGGCGACCAATGACTACCTGTGGGGCACAATCGGCGACAACGACTACAAATTGGCCAAGGATACCGTTTCGAAGGCATTCTTCGTGGGCCTGGTGCAGAAGAAAACCTATGTGTTCAAGCAGTCG AACAACCTGGACGCCCTGACCATTACGGCCATTAAGGTTACGGACAAAAAGAAATCGCACGGAGCCACCGCCGTTTTATCCAGTGGAGGTCCTGGATCCAAGGGAGCTACCCTAAAATTTACCTCCGAAAGGGGCTACGGTATCAGTGATTTGGTGGAAATATGGGGTCGTTGA